DNA from Mycobacteriales bacterium:
GCCGATACCGTCGACCTTGTTGTTGACCGCGACCGAAAATGCGTTGACCATCTCGGGGACGATGTCTTTCTCGGAGCCGGTCCAGTTATAGGAGCACCCCAACAATGCGCACATGTCGTCCGCTCCGGCCCGGACGGGCACGAAGAACGGGTCAGCTGTCACATGGCAGACCAAGGTGAACTTGTAGGAGGGATGTTTGGGCCACGGGTCGTGAGTGTCGTTTTGCGAGGTCGTCGCGGTGGTGCTTGCACAACCTGCGAGAGCTCCTATAACCGACACAGCTGCCGCCGTGGAGCCGGCATTGCGCAACAAGCGGCGCCTTGACAATTCGTGAATTTTCGAGCTTACGTCAGATCGACCGTATCCCGCCATATCCGCTGACTCCGTTGTCCGCTATTCTGGAATTACCATCATCCTCATGGCATGAAATAGTGACTGACCGAATACCGTCAACGTGATACCCGCGGGCGCCCTCTCCGGCACCCATTCATGATCCGCGGCCTCGGCCTTACTCCGGGAACGTCACGTTAGCCCTCTAGTGAGAGGCTGTCAACATGTCATCGTCCTGTCATGACAGGAATCCAGGAATCAGTACTGATGGGGTCAGACTCGTTCCCGCGTAAAGAGGGATGCGCTCCGCCGACGGCCACCAGGTCGTCTACGGTCACCGTTGATCGCGGCGGCGCCGGATCTCCTCGTTGATCGCGGGCACGACCTCGTGCATGTCACCGATCACGGCATAGGTGGCTCTGGTCATCATCGGCGCGTCGGCGTCGGTGTTGATCGCCAGGATCGTCTTGGAGCTCGCGCAGCCCGCCCAGTGCTGGATGGCGCCGCTGATCCCGCACGGGATGTAGAGCTCGGGCGAGATCCGGCTGCCGGTCTGGCCGACCTGCTCGTGGTGCGGACGCCAGCCGAGGCTGGTGACCACCCGGGAGACGCCGAGCGAGCCATCGAGCAGGCCCGCCAGCTCGACGACACCGTCGAAGCCGTCCGTTCCGCCGGCCCCACGCCCGGCACCGACCACGACCCTGGCAGAGCGGAGGCTCCCGGACCTGTCCGGCTCCCCAGGTTCCGTCGACACCACGCGGGCCACCAGATCGGCCTCGGTCACCTCCGGGGAGAACTCGCGCAGGGTCGCCGTCGTGGGGCTCGCGGCCGGGGTGCTCTCGACGGCGTGGCCGGCCACGCTGAACACTGCCGGTCGGTCGTCGAGCCGCATCTCCTCGAGCACGGCTCCGCCGACCACCTGCCGGGACACTACGAATGGCTGGGATATCGCCAACGGCGTCGGGCAGCCGACGACGTTCGCGGCCATCGCCACACCGAGCCGGGCTGCGAGGTGGGCCAACACCTCGTTGCCCCTCGGGCTGCCGGTCGCGGTCACCGCGACCGAGTCGGTGACCTGGTGCACCGCCTGGAGAGCGGCCGCCCAGACCGCGCCGCCATAGGCCGAGAACGCCTCGCCGGTGGCGTGGTGCACCTCGCTCACGCCATAGGCGCCGAGCGCCTCGACGGTGCCCTCCGGCAGCTCGCCCACCACGACGGCGCGGACCGGACCGCCGCCCCCGTCACCGGTCTCGCGGGTAGCGAGGTCGCGCGCGAACGTGACCGTCTCCAGCGATGCCTCGGTGGCGCCCGACCCATCGGTCTCGACCAACACCAGGATCATCGGAGCACCCCCAGGCTCCGGAGCAGGTCGACGACGGCGGGCGCTGCCGCCGTCCCCTCGCCGAGCACCTCGACGAGGCTCGGCTGCGCGGGCGGCAGCGTGAGCCGCACCCGCCCGGAGCCCACTGGCTCCCGCCGGGGTTCAACCACCTCGACCGCGACCTTCTTGGCCTTCATCCGCCCGGTGATCGTCGGGTACCGCGGCTCGACACCGCCCTCCAGCACGGTGGCCACCGCCGGCAGCGGGACCCGGTAGGTCTCGACACCGCCGTCGGCGCCGGCACCCCGCGCTGTCGCGACCCCGTCGGTGACCTCGACCGTGTTGATGCCGTTGACCACCGGGCGGCCGAGCTCGTAGGCCAGCCGGATCCCCACCTGGAAGTCACCGGTGTCGGCGGCGTCGTTGCCGAGCAGGATCAGGTCGTAGGTGCGACCGGCGGCCTCGTGGGCGGCGACCACCGCGGCGATCTCCCTGGCCACGTCGGCGGCGCCGAACCCGACCGGGTCCGTTTCCACCAGGACGGCGGCCGTACAGCCGACGCCGAGCGCCGAGCGCAGCTGCTCGACCGCCTCGGCCGGGCCGAGGGTCAGCACGGTCGCCGCGCCCCCGCCGGCCGCGGCGATCTTCACAGCCAGCTCGACCGCGCAGCTCTCGTGCGCGCTGACGGTGAAGCCGACGAACCGCGCGTCGACCCCCTGGGCGTCGGCGGTCAGCAGAACCTCCCCGGAGAAGTCGGGCACCCGCTTGACGCAGACCAGCACGTTTGTCACCGATCCGCGCCCTTCAGCCCTTGATCCGGTCGTTGGCCGGGTCGAACAGCGGCGTGGCGTCGATGGAACCGACCGTCACCGGGTAGAGCTCCTCCATGTAGGACACCGCGAGCTGGTTGCCGACGCTCGCCTGGTCCGGCGGCAGGTACGCCAGGAGCACGTGCGCGCCGAGCGACGGTGCCGACCCGGCCGAGGTGACGTAGGGGTGGTGGCCGTGGCCGTCGGTCAGCACGGCGCCGTCGCGGGTCAGGATCGGCTCCCCGCCGAGCATGTAGCGCCGCACGCCGCTGGCCGAGGTGTGGTTGTCGACGGTCATCGTGCACAGCACCGACTTCGGGGCGGCCTCGCGCTGCGCCAGGTAGGCCTCCCGGCCGACGAACTCGGCCGCCTTGACCTTCGGGCGCTGCATGCCGGCCTCGACGATCGACCGCTCGGCGTCGAGCTCGAACCCGAAGGCGCGGTAGCCCTTCTCCAGCCGGCCGGTGGTGCCGTACACCCCGATCCCGACGGGGACGGCGCCGTGCGGGCGGCCGGAGTCGTGGAGCAGCTGCCACAGCCGGGCCCCCTGCTCCATCGGGACGTAGAGCTCCCAGCCCAGCTCGCCGACGTAGGAGATCCGCGACGCGAGCACCGCGATGCTGTCGACCTCGATGCCGCGGCAGGTCAGGAACCCGAAGCCGTCGTGGCTGATGTCGTTGTCGGTGATTGCGCCGAGGATGTCGCGCGCGCGGGGGCCCCACAGGCCGATGGTGGTGTAGGCCGAGGTCAGGTCGACGAGCTGGGCACTCCCGTCGGCGGGCAGGTGGTCGGAGAACCACTTCAGGTCGGCCATGCCGTGGGCGCCGCCGGTGACCACGCGATAGCGGTCGTGCGCCAGCCGCATCACCGTGAGGTCGGACCGGAAGCCACCCTTGGCGTCGAGTACCGGGGTGTAGATCACCCGCCCGTCGGCGACATCGGACTGGGCGACGACGATGCCCTGCACCGCGCCCGCCGCCCCCGGGCCGACGACGTCGAAGATCACGAAAGCGGACAGGTCGACGATGCCGGCGCGCTCGCGCATCGCCAGGTGCTCGGCGTTGATGATCGGCGACCACCAGCGGGCGTCCCACTCGTGCTCGCGCGGCAGTACCGCGTCCCCGTACTCGGCGAGCAGGCCCTCGTTGCCGGCGTACCACATCGGGCGTTCCCAGCCCGCGGTCTCGAAGAAGACCGCGCCCGCCGCCCGCTCGGCGGCGTGCATCGGCGCGAGCCGCTTGTCTCGCTCGCCGGCCCACTGCTCGGAGGGGTGCACGATGCCGTAGGTCTTGTTGAAGGCCTCGGCGGTGCGCGAGCGCACGTGGCCTCGGGTGCGCTGGTGGGGGTAGAAGCGCGCGATGTCGGTGTGGTGGATGTCGATCTCGGAGTGGCCGTCGGTCATCCACTCCGCCACGGCCCGCCCGACGCCGGGACCTTCCTTGATCCACACCGCGGCGGCCGACCACAGGCCGCGGACCTCGGGGGTCTCGCCCAGGATCGGCGCGCCGTCGGGGGTGAGCGAGAGCAGGCCGTTGATGGCGTAGCGGATCTCGGCGCCCTCGGCACCGAGTGCTTCGGGCATCAGCTCCAGCGCCTGCTCCAGCTGCGGGTCGAAGTCGTCCTCGGTGAACGGCATCTCGGTGGGCGAGAGCTTCGCCTGCTCGATCGACGGGATGTCGGCCGGGTCGTGCAGGATCGCGCGGTGGGCGTAGGAGCCGACCTCCATGTCGGCGCCGTGCTGGCGCTCGTAACAGAAGGTGTCCATGTCCCGGACGATCGGGAAGGAGATCTCGCCCTCGCGCTCGGCGAGCTGCGGCACCGGGCCCACCGAGATCATCTGGTGCACCGCGGGCGTCAGGGGGATCGCGGCGCCCGCCATCGCCGCGAGCTTCGGGCTCCAGACTCCGCAGGCGATCACGACGGTGTCGGCCTCGATGTCCCCGCCGCTGGTGCGGACCCGCCGGATGCGCCCCTGTTCGACGTCGAGGCCGGTGACCTCGACGGTCGGCACGACGGTGAGCGCACCGAGCTCAATGGCCTTCTCGCGCATGATCGTGCCGGCGCGCAGCGAGTCGACAACGCCGACCGACGGCGTCCAGAAGGCGCCCAGGATCTTGTCCTTGTCGAGGAAGGGCACCTTCTCGACGACGTGCTCGGGGCTGACCAGCTCGGCCTCGATCCCCCACGCCCGCGCCGACGACATCCGCCGGCGCAGCTCCTCCATCCGCTCCTCGGTGCGGGCGACCTCGTAGCCCCCGGACTCGGTGAAGACGCCCATCTCCTTGTACTGCCGCACCGAGTCCAGCGTCAGATCGGTGAGCTCGCGGGAGTGGTCGACCGGGAAGATGAAGTTCGAGGCGTGGCCGGTGGAGCCGCCCGGGTTGGGCATCGCCCCCTTGTCGATCTGGACGATGTCGCGCCAGCCGAGGCGGGCGAGGTGGTACACGAGGCTGTTGCCGACGATGCCGGCACCGATCACCACTACGCGTGCGGTGGGCGGAACGCTGGCCATGATCTTCCCTCCTGGAGCTCCCCTCGGGGGGACCTTGACGGGCGCCATTCCCGGCTGCACTCTAACGGTGCTTTC
Protein-coding regions in this window:
- a CDS encoding electron transfer flavoprotein subunit alpha/FixB family protein, translating into MILVLVETDGSGATEASLETVTFARDLATRETGDGGGGPVRAVVVGELPEGTVEALGAYGVSEVHHATGEAFSAYGGAVWAAALQAVHQVTDSVAVTATGSPRGNEVLAHLAARLGVAMAANVVGCPTPLAISQPFVVSRQVVGGAVLEEMRLDDRPAVFSVAGHAVESTPAASPTTATLREFSPEVTEADLVARVVSTEPGEPDRSGSLRSARVVVGAGRGAGGTDGFDGVVELAGLLDGSLGVSRVVTSLGWRPHHEQVGQTGSRISPELYIPCGISGAIQHWAGCASSKTILAINTDADAPMMTRATYAVIGDMHEVVPAINEEIRRRRDQR
- a CDS encoding FAD-dependent oxidoreductase, translated to MASVPPTARVVVIGAGIVGNSLVYHLARLGWRDIVQIDKGAMPNPGGSTGHASNFIFPVDHSRELTDLTLDSVRQYKEMGVFTESGGYEVARTEERMEELRRRMSSARAWGIEAELVSPEHVVEKVPFLDKDKILGAFWTPSVGVVDSLRAGTIMREKAIELGALTVVPTVEVTGLDVEQGRIRRVRTSGGDIEADTVVIACGVWSPKLAAMAGAAIPLTPAVHQMISVGPVPQLAEREGEISFPIVRDMDTFCYERQHGADMEVGSYAHRAILHDPADIPSIEQAKLSPTEMPFTEDDFDPQLEQALELMPEALGAEGAEIRYAINGLLSLTPDGAPILGETPEVRGLWSAAAVWIKEGPGVGRAVAEWMTDGHSEIDIHHTDIARFYPHQRTRGHVRSRTAEAFNKTYGIVHPSEQWAGERDKRLAPMHAAERAAGAVFFETAGWERPMWYAGNEGLLAEYGDAVLPREHEWDARWWSPIINAEHLAMRERAGIVDLSAFVIFDVVGPGAAGAVQGIVVAQSDVADGRVIYTPVLDAKGGFRSDLTVMRLAHDRYRVVTGGAHGMADLKWFSDHLPADGSAQLVDLTSAYTTIGLWGPRARDILGAITDNDISHDGFGFLTCRGIEVDSIAVLASRISYVGELGWELYVPMEQGARLWQLLHDSGRPHGAVPVGIGVYGTTGRLEKGYRAFGFELDAERSIVEAGMQRPKVKAAEFVGREAYLAQREAAPKSVLCTMTVDNHTSASGVRRYMLGGEPILTRDGAVLTDGHGHHPYVTSAGSAPSLGAHVLLAYLPPDQASVGNQLAVSYMEELYPVTVGSIDATPLFDPANDRIKG